The Spiroplasma citri genome has a segment encoding these proteins:
- a CDS encoding lipoprotein — translation MKKRLSFLGAITLLGTSTTSLVACNNIPQYNEDELQQLKQENQICTNCKEIKENLEWICPQEKPFNQVDNKYYYVVWQGNKNLEWKICKFKNTEKIRLKGGNKLVLDYYGRVDDPNKINLVFDAKIINLRANDQIWTDNSINFKAVYRWNGEEQKLPDLIVDNNGNVKVNGE, via the coding sequence CAACAAGTTTAGTTGCTTGTAATAATATACCACAATATAACGAAGATGAATTACAACAACTAAAACAAGAAAACCAAATATGTACAAATTGCAAAGAAATAAAAGAAAACTTAGAATGAATTTGTCCACAAGAAAAACCATTTAATCAAGTTGATAATAAGTATTATTATGTAGTGTGACAAGGCAATAAAAATCTTGAATGAAAAATTTGTAAATTTAAAAATACTGAAAAAATAAGATTAAAAGGGGGGAACAAATTAGTTCTTGATTATTATGGCAGAGTTGATGATCCTAATAAAATAAATTTAGTTTTTGATGCTAAAATTATTAATTTAAGAGCAAACGATCAAATTTGAACAGATAATAGCATTAATTTTAAAGCAGTTTATCGTTGAAACGGTGAAGAACAAAAATTACCTGATTTAATTGTTGATAATAATGGTAATGTAAAAGTTAATGGTGAATAA
- a CDS encoding phage distal tail protein domain-containing protein, with product MYNLPFRTFKISNSKDNLINLCDLDNIIILSFNGLNINFDNNYLNIDNNFILNNCKHSLNQINFKLLFIGPNPYGKFNDFINKLNINLDNKSSPFLLFYSFWINEKTKLEYYCEVIIKSIIKTELNNNNDLEVDFILEQLTNWKKEEDKLFEIKPNKTSGKIYNEHNNKYYFKLNRIKYTNQYNEKIKISNNSYLASDTLITINGPTKDPYLKLENINGKVISELKINAEINENEKIIIDSRLKTQSIIKVDLKTEKSYNIYQYQDFKYTNFIQIPPGNYHILYSSNLSKDKQVGNINIKKFEEYILI from the coding sequence ATGTATAATTTACCATTTAGAACTTTTAAAATTAGTAATAGTAAAGATAATTTAATTAATTTATGTGATTTAGATAATATCATTATTTTATCATTTAATGGATTAAATATTAATTTTGATAATAATTATTTAAACATCGATAATAATTTTATTTTAAATAATTGTAAGCATTCTTTAAATCAAATAAATTTTAAATTATTATTTATAGGCCCAAATCCCTATGGTAAATTTAATGATTTTATTAATAAATTAAATATTAATTTAGATAATAAATCTTCCCCCTTTTTATTATTTTATAGTTTTTGAATAAATGAAAAAACAAAATTGGAATATTATTGTGAAGTAATTATTAAAAGTATCATTAAAACAGAATTAAATAATAATAATGATTTAGAGGTTGATTTTATTTTAGAACAATTAACTAACTGAAAAAAAGAAGAAGATAAATTATTTGAAATTAAACCAAATAAAACAAGCGGAAAAATATACAATGAGCATAATAACAAATATTATTTTAAGTTAAATCGCATTAAATATACCAATCAATATAATGAAAAAATTAAAATTAGTAATAATAGTTATTTAGCATCAGATACTCTAATAACAATCAATGGTCCCACAAAAGACCCATATTTAAAATTAGAAAATATTAATGGTAAAGTAATAAGTGAACTTAAAATTAATGCTGAAATAAATGAAAATGAAAAAATAATAATAGATAGTAGATTAAAAACTCAAAGCATTATAAAAGTTGATTTAAAAACCGAAAAATCATACAACATATATCAATATCAAGATTTTAAATATACTAATTTTATTCAAATTCCACCAGGAAACTATCATATTTTATATTCTTCTAACCTTTCAAAAGACAAACAAGTTGGAAATATTAATATTAAAAAATTTGAAGAATATATTTTAATTTAG
- a CDS encoding phage tail tape measure protein, whose product MAKEIKGMSITLDSNVLELNNNFKKIADNIKLSGSKLKNFDNNLKFKNGDEIDILNEKFNEYKNIIDNISEKKELLIEKYNQLNKTILETQEALSKTNDTAEREKLIQKQNKLNKEYEYTKINIDASNRSLNNFNEKLKNTAQEIKNIPFKKFEEFGTKCQEIGKKLSTHITIPILAIKGILTKITVDTAKYAGELKKTSKEIGITAENLQIFRYIAKRTGITSEELEKSFKKLRQGISAISYGISNETTEAFNKLGINIKNNEGSLKDTGTIFLELKKSLEQISDETEKNNLIMDVFGSKLGKNLIPMLALSDEEIKKMTSNIKDLGIVSNENVEKTTLLNKKWNEFKHVVNITKMNLASALLPVFESLVSFLEVSLIPIIKGITNFFNMFNDTTKKTIFIILGISASLGAVVYTIGKIINVISSLKTLLLGMAKHPILYGVLVSLSALAAGGVWLYNKFNKPPQNINQENQTNNYNKIENKNEFKPTIIIEGENDKERAEKILEYIGQWNNRV is encoded by the coding sequence ATGGCAAAAGAAATTAAAGGAATGAGCATAACTCTTGATAGTAATGTTTTAGAATTAAATAACAATTTTAAAAAAATAGCCGATAACATAAAACTATCAGGATCTAAATTAAAAAATTTTGATAATAATTTAAAATTTAAAAACGGTGATGAAATTGATATTTTAAATGAAAAATTTAATGAATATAAAAATATCATTGATAATATTTCAGAAAAAAAAGAACTTTTAATTGAAAAATATAATCAATTAAATAAAACCATTTTAGAAACACAAGAAGCATTATCAAAAACAAACGATACTGCCGAAAGAGAAAAATTAATACAAAAACAAAATAAATTAAATAAAGAATATGAATATACAAAAATAAATATTGATGCATCTAATCGCAGTTTAAACAACTTTAATGAAAAATTAAAAAATACCGCCCAAGAAATAAAAAATATTCCCTTTAAAAAATTTGAAGAATTTGGAACAAAGTGTCAAGAAATCGGAAAAAAATTAAGCACACATATTACAATACCCATTTTAGCAATCAAAGGAATTTTAACAAAAATAACTGTTGATACCGCCAAATATGCTGGTGAGCTTAAAAAAACATCAAAAGAAATCGGTATCACAGCAGAAAACTTACAAATATTTCGTTATATTGCAAAAAGAACTGGAATTACTAGCGAAGAATTAGAAAAGAGTTTTAAAAAATTACGACAAGGTATTAGTGCTATTTCTTATGGAATATCAAATGAAACAACAGAAGCTTTTAATAAATTAGGAATTAATATTAAAAATAATGAGGGTTCTTTAAAAGATACGGGAACTATTTTTTTAGAATTAAAAAAATCATTAGAACAAATAAGTGATGAAACTGAAAAAAATAATTTAATAATGGATGTTTTTGGTTCTAAGTTAGGAAAAAACCTTATTCCAATGCTTGCCTTATCAGATGAAGAAATTAAAAAAATGACAAGCAACATTAAAGATTTAGGCATTGTTTCAAATGAAAATGTTGAGAAAACAACACTATTAAACAAAAAATGAAATGAATTTAAACATGTTGTTAATATTACAAAAATGAATTTAGCATCCGCCCTATTACCCGTGTTTGAGTCTTTGGTTTCTTTTTTAGAAGTCAGTTTAATACCAATTATTAAAGGAATAACAAATTTTTTTAATATGTTTAATGATACAACCAAAAAAACTATTTTTATTATTTTAGGAATATCAGCAAGTTTGGGAGCTGTTGTTTACACAATTGGAAAAATAATAAATGTTATTAGTTCATTAAAAACACTTTTATTAGGAATGGCAAAGCACCCAATTCTTTATGGTGTTTTAGTTAGTTTGTCTGCCTTAGCTGCTGGCGGGGTATGATTATATAATAAATTTAATAAACCACCACAAAACATTAACCAAGAAAACCAAACTAATAACTATAATAAAATTGAAAATAAAAATGAATTTAAACCAACAATTATTATTGAAGGAGAAAATGATAAAGAACGAGCTGAAAAAATACTCGAATATATAGGGCAATGAAATAATAGAGTATAG
- a CDS encoding major tail protein encodes MNKNIIEFGLENVHYAKLKYNQTTNKTEYAIPQKILGAVNLSLNVSENTNTFYADNKPYYISHSFQGYSGSLTIAKPSDDFEQEILGIEKDKNGNYIEKSTSLKSEIALGFEIKGDLEEKRIWLLRVNLKRPNQTHNTQTENVNPDTYTFELNALPRIEDNVIKIKTTKKANENNYNNYFSQVPKLEKEEKNENE; translated from the coding sequence ATGAATAAAAACATTATTGAATTTGGACTAGAAAATGTTCATTATGCAAAATTAAAATACAATCAAACAACAAACAAAACAGAATATGCAATCCCACAAAAAATATTAGGAGCAGTAAATTTAAGTTTAAATGTTAGTGAAAACACTAATACCTTTTATGCTGATAATAAACCATACTATATTTCACATTCTTTTCAAGGCTATAGTGGTAGTTTAACAATAGCAAAACCATCTGATGATTTTGAACAAGAAATTTTAGGAATTGAAAAAGATAAAAATGGAAATTATATTGAAAAATCAACTAGTTTAAAGAGTGAAATTGCTTTGGGGTTTGAAATCAAGGGTGATTTAGAAGAAAAAAGAATTTGGCTTTTAAGAGTTAATTTAAAACGCCCCAACCAAACTCATAATACTCAAACCGAAAATGTAAACCCAGATACTTATACTTTTGAATTAAACGCCTTACCACGAATTGAAGATAATGTTATTAAAATTAAAACAACAAAAAAAGCTAATGAAAATAATTATAATAACTACTTTTCTCAAGTTCCAAAATTAGAAAAAGAAGAAAAAAACGAAAATGAATAG